A stretch of the Bdellovibrio sp. 22V genome encodes the following:
- a CDS encoding dolichyl-phosphate beta-glucosyltransferase gives MSSISVVIPAYNEEMRLPKTLQALQRYMEQPHREWKIHEVIVVNDGSDDGTVATVEQHQKNWTALQLHSFAQNHGKGAAVHEGLRVAKSDWVLIADADMATPWEELEKLWIEHSDAHLVMGSRALPQSDIVVRQHWLRQSMGKTFNKILKLFIGLPFKDTQCGFKLLRNDSFFRAEVLSKLRVQRFAWDVEVILFLMNNKKKIVEVPIRWQHQEASHVHILKDSLEMLIAVLKMKRRVRQELRNGRL, from the coding sequence ATGTCTTCTATTTCCGTGGTGATTCCCGCATATAACGAAGAAATGCGTTTGCCTAAGACGCTGCAAGCTTTGCAGCGTTATATGGAGCAGCCTCACCGCGAGTGGAAAATCCACGAAGTGATCGTCGTGAATGACGGTTCCGACGACGGGACCGTCGCAACCGTAGAGCAACACCAGAAAAACTGGACCGCTTTGCAGTTGCACTCTTTTGCGCAAAATCACGGAAAGGGAGCGGCCGTGCACGAGGGCCTTCGTGTGGCCAAGTCCGATTGGGTTCTGATAGCTGACGCGGATATGGCGACTCCATGGGAGGAGCTTGAAAAGTTGTGGATAGAGCATTCCGATGCGCACTTGGTGATGGGCTCGCGTGCTCTTCCGCAAAGTGACATCGTTGTTCGCCAACACTGGCTTCGTCAGAGCATGGGAAAAACTTTTAATAAGATTCTTAAGCTCTTCATTGGTCTGCCGTTCAAGGATACGCAATGCGGGTTCAAGCTTCTTCGCAACGACAGTTTCTTTCGCGCGGAAGTTTTGTCAAAACTGCGCGTGCAGAGATTTGCTTGGGACGTGGAAGTGATTTTGTTTTTGATGAACAACAAAAAGAAGATCGTCGAAGTGCCCATTCGTTGGCAGCATCAAGAGGCTTCGCATGTGCATATTCTAAAAGACAGTCTGGAAATGCTGATCGCCGTATTGAAAATGAAGAGGCGTGTTCGCCAAGAGTTGCGAAACGGGCGGTTGTAG
- a CDS encoding site-specific recombinase: MFRKLKAFRARLLQYKQSGKVHSDLDVLLSTAKDNRALEDKLQWLVKLLQWIRYEGSVDSHLEKETGRLPVARLRFLLLVLDRNPEWKKNVAIILRTVVHEVSGLELYTETGLPREMGLWGELSDRLAMKILPTPPLDHELGYLFWALFPDKDDPLWVASIDNTTFEKLVELFQYEVGSDEKDWNRLNTDIEDALTYLVIQVRAIGLSPAVRYRLDKPTFRDSAFFALVRGLEEFMHAYHAGDKDQSFEKASRFRMIVWECRRELQQVTKHLEEYGVSLSLVFQMMLLRTYLQRIDSLLEILLTEKLDHRKVTSFLSKLIEENQDLRSIKSLLSQNVSLLAKKVVERAAETGEHYITRTREQYRHMVQAAGGGGAVTALTVYVKVGILALGLSGFAEGMLASVNYAISFVAIHLLGFTLGTKQPAMTAPALAEKMQDVASDKGMDDLVTEITHLIRSQVAAVSGNVLFVVPCAILIDMAFFLLFGNHLMGEDKAHYAYKSVDILGPAVLYGAFTGILLWLSSLAAGWGDNWFALNSLRKTLARSPTLRTIFGKRGARNIAVFLEKNMSGLTGNICLGVFLGMTPEILKFMGIPLDVRHVTLSSGTLGGALPVLGMDFLKTWDFWRAVIGIFFIGAFNVLVSFGLALMVAIKARSIEPPQRRAIRRAVVRRFFSSPLSFFLPVGATVAKTSEGSKH, encoded by the coding sequence ATGTTTAGAAAATTAAAAGCGTTTCGAGCGCGACTACTTCAATACAAACAAAGTGGCAAAGTTCATAGTGATCTCGACGTCTTGCTGTCGACGGCAAAAGACAACAGAGCTTTGGAAGACAAACTTCAGTGGCTTGTGAAACTCCTGCAATGGATTCGTTATGAAGGCTCTGTCGATTCCCATCTCGAAAAAGAAACGGGTCGTTTACCTGTCGCAAGATTGCGCTTTTTGCTGCTCGTTTTAGACCGCAATCCCGAATGGAAAAAAAACGTCGCGATCATTTTAAGAACCGTAGTTCATGAGGTGAGCGGACTTGAACTTTATACGGAAACGGGGCTGCCTCGCGAAATGGGTTTGTGGGGCGAGCTCTCAGATCGTTTGGCGATGAAGATCTTGCCAACGCCGCCGTTGGATCATGAATTAGGATATTTGTTCTGGGCTCTTTTTCCGGATAAAGACGATCCGTTGTGGGTGGCTTCCATCGACAACACGACATTTGAAAAACTAGTTGAGCTCTTCCAGTATGAAGTCGGATCTGATGAAAAAGATTGGAACCGCCTGAATACGGATATCGAGGATGCTCTGACATATCTTGTGATTCAAGTGCGGGCGATTGGTTTGTCGCCGGCCGTTCGTTATCGTCTTGATAAACCGACTTTCCGCGATTCTGCTTTTTTTGCTTTGGTGCGCGGTCTTGAAGAGTTCATGCATGCGTATCACGCAGGTGATAAAGACCAGTCCTTTGAGAAAGCGTCGCGCTTTCGCATGATCGTGTGGGAGTGCCGTCGAGAACTGCAGCAAGTGACCAAACATTTGGAAGAATACGGTGTCAGCCTGAGTCTGGTTTTCCAGATGATGCTTTTGCGCACTTATTTGCAGCGAATCGACAGTCTGCTTGAAATTCTGCTGACAGAAAAACTGGATCATCGCAAAGTGACGAGCTTTCTTTCAAAGTTGATTGAAGAGAATCAAGATCTGCGCAGTATTAAATCTTTATTGTCGCAAAACGTTTCCTTGCTTGCGAAGAAAGTCGTCGAGCGCGCCGCTGAAACCGGGGAGCACTATATCACGCGCACGCGTGAACAATATCGCCACATGGTGCAGGCGGCCGGCGGCGGCGGCGCTGTGACGGCGCTGACGGTTTATGTAAAAGTCGGCATTTTGGCTTTGGGACTCTCCGGTTTTGCGGAAGGGATGCTGGCTTCCGTGAACTATGCCATCAGTTTCGTGGCGATTCATTTGTTGGGATTTACTCTTGGAACAAAGCAACCGGCGATGACCGCACCCGCGCTGGCAGAGAAGATGCAAGATGTCGCCAGCGATAAAGGGATGGATGATCTTGTTACCGAGATCACGCATTTGATCCGTTCGCAAGTCGCCGCTGTTTCAGGAAACGTTTTGTTCGTTGTTCCGTGTGCGATACTTATTGATATGGCTTTTTTCCTGCTCTTCGGAAATCACCTCATGGGTGAGGATAAAGCGCACTACGCTTACAAGTCCGTGGATATTTTGGGGCCGGCCGTTTTATACGGCGCTTTCACGGGGATTCTTCTGTGGCTTTCGAGCTTGGCGGCAGGCTGGGGAGATAACTGGTTTGCGCTCAACTCCTTACGCAAGACTTTAGCTCGCAGCCCGACGTTGCGAACTATTTTTGGCAAACGGGGCGCGCGCAATATCGCCGTGTTTTTAGAAAAAAACATGTCGGGTTTGACGGGGAACATCTGTCTGGGTGTTTTCTTGGGAATGACTCCGGAGATTTTAAAATTCATGGGCATTCCTCTGGATGTTCGCCATGTGACGCTGTCTTCAGGAACCTTGGGCGGCGCTTTACCGGTTCTGGGTATGGACTTTTTAAAAACCTGGGATTTCTGGCGCGCCGTGATTGGTATCTTCTTTATTGGCGCGTTTAACGTGTTGGTGAGTTTTGGATTGGCCTTGATGGTCGCAATCAAAGCTCGCAGCATTGAGCCGCCACAACGTCGTGCGATTCGTCGCGCGGTGGTTCGACGTTTCTTCTCGTCGCCTTTAAGTTTCTTCCTGCCTGTGGGAGCCACGGTGGCAAAGACCTCTGAAGGATCGAAGCACTGA
- a CDS encoding redoxin family protein, with protein MRQIFLFLLLIFSTSFALGAAPAIKGSDLVTAKEENLQFPTSTLATVIVFVSAQCPCSASHEDVLRNLSQEFSEIKFIGIHSNSDETPEITKEHFTQASLPFSILQDERNKWANELGALKTPHVFVFSKNGELIYQGGVTDSHVGPSAKKNFLKEVLDDIRAGKKPRHKEGRALGCYIQREDD; from the coding sequence ATGAGACAAATATTTTTATTTCTTTTGCTTATTTTTTCGACATCGTTTGCCTTGGGTGCTGCGCCCGCTATCAAGGGCTCCGATCTTGTCACAGCCAAAGAAGAAAATTTGCAGTTCCCAACATCGACTCTCGCCACGGTGATTGTTTTTGTTTCCGCCCAATGTCCCTGCTCTGCCAGTCATGAAGATGTTCTTAGAAACCTAAGCCAAGAGTTTTCAGAAATAAAATTCATCGGAATCCATTCTAATTCAGATGAAACTCCGGAAATCACGAAAGAGCATTTTACTCAAGCATCCTTACCTTTTTCCATTCTTCAAGATGAAAGAAACAAATGGGCCAATGAACTGGGCGCTCTCAAAACTCCGCACGTCTTTGTTTTCAGTAAGAACGGCGAGCTTATCTATCAAGGTGGAGTGACCGACAGCCATGTGGGGCCTAGTGCAAAAAAGAATTTTCTGAAAGAAGTGCTTGATGACATCCGCGCTGGCAAAAAGCCACGCCACAAAGAAGGCCGCGCCTTAGGATGCTATATTCAAAGAGAGGACGACTAA
- a CDS encoding serine protease spb1 has product MKIFFSLAVLLLGGCARPDYVSSGDLQKQMDPHAKQQSIMFPVSQAPGTLEWLTPPSSSEASSLLLSFASPLPAELSALLWMPSMGHGSAPVKIEKLDETHYRITNIYFIMPGDWEVRLYLKKNSQTVDELFIPLMVP; this is encoded by the coding sequence ATGAAAATCTTCTTTTCACTCGCGGTTCTGCTCCTTGGTGGATGTGCGCGCCCCGATTATGTTTCTAGCGGTGATTTACAAAAGCAAATGGATCCGCACGCAAAACAGCAATCCATCATGTTCCCGGTTTCGCAAGCACCGGGAACCCTCGAATGGCTGACACCGCCCTCCAGCAGCGAAGCTTCTTCTTTGCTTTTGAGTTTTGCCTCTCCGTTACCGGCGGAGCTTTCAGCACTTCTATGGATGCCTTCGATGGGCCACGGCTCTGCGCCGGTAAAAATAGAAAAACTCGACGAAACCCATTATCGCATCACCAATATCTATTTTATTATGCCTGGCGATTGGGAAGTCCGACTGTATCTAAAGAAAAACAGTCAAACTGTGGATGAACTTTTTATTCCGCTGATGGTACCATGA
- a CDS encoding serine protease spb1, producing the protein MRISILFLFALSPSLSLAASCCGGGFSIPALILGDDKAQVTSTYSYSEVSDEVLANGKWLRRDDGNNSQTLKLEGALLLSEGLQTGISLPMIAKSSDSSERSSGVGDVSIYLGHETFAETTYSQWKPKGVTFLQLTLPTSPSVYDEDATTANEIRGRGFYSLGAGLALLKTLRVWDYHVSAEIHRSFTRDVSNENFGGNATVIPGWGTSQTLGVGWNRGDLRLGSALSFLYEEAISIDGVTHSEGTAQKNFTWGLSGSYMLSLESAITVSYNDQTLIGNPINSSLSKTINLSYQQRWPR; encoded by the coding sequence ATGAGAATATCAATTCTTTTTCTTTTCGCTCTTTCGCCCTCCCTTTCGTTGGCTGCGAGTTGCTGCGGCGGCGGATTTTCTATCCCCGCGTTGATTCTTGGCGACGATAAAGCACAGGTGACCAGCACTTATTCTTATTCTGAAGTCAGCGACGAAGTGCTCGCAAACGGAAAATGGCTTCGTCGCGATGACGGCAACAATTCGCAAACTCTTAAACTTGAAGGCGCCTTGCTTCTTTCGGAGGGACTGCAAACGGGAATTTCTCTTCCGATGATCGCAAAATCTTCGGACTCTTCCGAGAGAAGCTCCGGCGTCGGTGATGTTTCGATTTATTTGGGACACGAGACCTTTGCGGAAACAACCTATTCTCAATGGAAACCCAAAGGCGTTACGTTTTTACAGCTGACCCTACCGACCAGTCCGTCTGTCTATGACGAAGACGCAACGACCGCTAACGAAATTCGCGGACGCGGGTTTTACAGTCTGGGAGCCGGTCTTGCCTTATTAAAAACTTTGCGCGTTTGGGACTACCACGTGAGCGCCGAAATTCATCGCTCTTTCACGCGAGATGTCTCCAATGAAAACTTCGGAGGAAACGCGACGGTGATTCCGGGTTGGGGCACGTCGCAAACTCTCGGGGTGGGATGGAACCGTGGTGATCTTCGCTTGGGAAGTGCGCTGAGTTTTCTTTATGAGGAAGCGATTTCTATCGACGGTGTCACTCACTCTGAGGGAACTGCGCAAAAAAACTTTACCTGGGGTCTTTCTGGCAGCTACATGTTGAGCTTAGAGTCTGCCATCACGGTGAGTTACAACGATCAAACTTTGATCGGGAATCCAATTAATTCAAGTTTAAGTAAAACAATTAATTTAAGCTACCAGCAACGCTGGCCTCGCTAG
- a CDS encoding FixH family protein: MKILFTLISAFLVGASTAYACAEHATEHTQVVHEDSACPIYFKNNQLCAEIEFAKGPFNGEESQFIVKFFDHASAHGEHVMKDPAHLKIDLWMNMGHHGHGSSPVKIVKQDQGVYFVSEAYFVMAGRWQVRFFVNGEQAQYNVDVEP; the protein is encoded by the coding sequence ATGAAAATACTATTTACTTTAATTTCCGCATTTCTCGTCGGTGCTTCTACCGCTTATGCCTGCGCGGAACACGCGACCGAACACACGCAGGTTGTGCACGAAGACAGTGCTTGTCCAATCTATTTCAAAAACAATCAGCTTTGCGCGGAAATTGAATTTGCAAAAGGGCCTTTTAACGGCGAAGAGTCCCAGTTTATCGTGAAGTTTTTTGATCATGCCTCTGCTCACGGCGAGCACGTTATGAAAGATCCGGCCCATCTCAAAATAGATTTGTGGATGAATATGGGCCATCACGGCCACGGATCTTCACCTGTTAAGATCGTGAAACAGGATCAAGGCGTTTACTTTGTTTCAGAAGCTTATTTTGTCATGGCCGGACGCTGGCAAGTGCGCTTCTTCGTTAACGGCGAACAAGCGCAGTACAACGTCGACGTAGAACCTTAG
- a CDS encoding KH domain-containing protein produces MSGLKEIKVIRKRPESPVEGNDNLAREEGRKLLEGLIRGLVDYPDTIQVSYAVGDKTTVYRVECDQRCLGQVIGSKGKNISGVRAVLSATMARKGIRAVVEIPYYCIDV; encoded by the coding sequence ATGTCTGGCCTGAAAGAGATCAAAGTGATCCGTAAAAGACCTGAAAGTCCAGTTGAAGGAAATGATAATCTCGCGCGCGAAGAAGGACGAAAGCTCTTAGAGGGTTTGATCCGAGGTCTAGTGGATTATCCAGACACCATTCAGGTGAGTTACGCTGTCGGCGATAAGACGACGGTTTATAGGGTTGAATGTGATCAGCGTTGCCTAGGGCAAGTGATTGGCTCTAAAGGGAAAAATATTTCCGGCGTGCGAGCCGTGCTTTCTGCAACGATGGCCCGCAAGGGGATTCGAGCCGTCGTTGAGATTCCGTATTACTGCATTGATGTCTAA
- a CDS encoding ABC transporter substrate-binding protein, which translates to MRVPLVSFIAALLFCSSISFAKETLTLVTHESPPYMSETLPDQGAMFYALRKVLKEMGYDLRAEFAPSWTRTKMLAETDPKIDGYAPYRVPEKEDVFVFSNYLFESPWMIGERKDHPIHWKSFDDLTAHVAGNQLGVELRPGTKELVEQKKLRVETTSSQTNNILKLATKRVDFVFTDPLVFRYLVSTDPTLRPYKNNLQLNPKPVVIEKYGIALKKSFANSELLKTLNNKAPELKKYVEEYIAKIESQNKK; encoded by the coding sequence ATGAGAGTTCCACTAGTATCTTTTATAGCGGCTCTCTTATTCTGCAGTTCAATCTCCTTCGCCAAAGAGACTCTCACCTTAGTCACTCACGAATCACCTCCTTACATGTCTGAGACTCTTCCTGACCAAGGCGCTATGTTCTATGCGCTTCGCAAGGTCCTCAAAGAAATGGGTTACGATCTGCGCGCTGAATTCGCACCCTCATGGACTCGCACGAAAATGCTTGCAGAGACAGATCCGAAAATAGACGGCTATGCTCCCTATCGCGTGCCCGAAAAAGAAGATGTTTTTGTCTTCTCCAATTATCTTTTTGAAAGTCCGTGGATGATCGGCGAAAGAAAAGACCACCCGATTCACTGGAAGAGCTTTGACGATCTCACCGCGCATGTTGCCGGCAATCAGCTTGGTGTGGAGTTAAGACCTGGCACAAAAGAACTCGTTGAACAAAAAAAGCTCCGAGTGGAAACGACTTCTTCCCAAACTAATAATATCCTGAAGCTTGCGACCAAACGTGTGGACTTTGTTTTTACAGATCCTCTGGTTTTTCGTTATCTTGTGTCAACGGATCCCACTTTAAGGCCTTACAAAAACAATCTGCAACTCAACCCGAAACCTGTCGTGATTGAGAAGTACGGTATCGCCTTGAAAAAATCTTTCGCTAATTCGGAACTTTTAAAAACACTGAACAACAAAGCTCCGGAACTGAAGAAGTACGTGGAAGAATATATTGCGAAGATTGAAAGCCAGAATAAAAAATGA
- a CDS encoding TIGR02285 family protein — MALPRSFAQNSSNKNPKELVWIRWDDPPIFIFEGPFKNQGLLDVVENEITKKLPQYQHKRLDATVPRVLKEAELKSPICNAGWLDTPEWAKLFYFSKPVFLIPTNGVLIKKKNVSQLADLKRPFSLQTLLDKKPQWKLGIGRLYGEGIDDVLRKNNYQKNPKIITIATSLRVHKMLQADRIQYTLGYPFEAVYYNQLLGPQSETVVHIPLADNAPFVEVVIACPRTDWGAKVIANVNKALHDKKTLDNIAHGVDRWLSSDDKKRLAPAKKAFYQKNY, encoded by the coding sequence GTGGCTCTCCCCCGCTCCTTCGCGCAAAACTCTTCTAACAAAAACCCCAAAGAACTTGTCTGGATTCGCTGGGATGATCCGCCCATATTTATTTTCGAGGGCCCTTTTAAAAATCAGGGGCTTCTTGATGTCGTGGAAAATGAAATCACAAAAAAACTTCCGCAGTATCAGCACAAACGCCTGGACGCCACCGTTCCGCGCGTTCTGAAAGAAGCGGAGCTTAAATCTCCTATATGCAATGCGGGTTGGTTGGATACTCCCGAATGGGCCAAACTCTTTTACTTCTCTAAACCTGTTTTCCTAATTCCCACAAACGGGGTTTTAATTAAGAAGAAAAACGTTTCACAGCTGGCCGACTTGAAGCGCCCTTTTTCTTTACAAACTCTCCTTGATAAAAAACCCCAGTGGAAGTTGGGCATCGGCAGGCTTTATGGCGAAGGCATCGACGATGTGCTTAGAAAAAACAACTATCAAAAGAATCCGAAGATCATCACCATCGCAACAAGCCTGCGGGTTCATAAAATGCTTCAAGCGGATCGTATTCAATATACTTTGGGATATCCTTTTGAGGCTGTCTATTATAACCAACTTCTAGGACCGCAAAGTGAAACTGTCGTGCACATTCCGCTTGCCGACAATGCTCCTTTCGTCGAAGTCGTGATCGCCTGTCCCCGAACGGATTGGGGCGCAAAAGTCATTGCCAATGTAAATAAAGCCCTGCACGATAAGAAGACCTTAGATAATATTGCTCATGGTGTTGATCGCTGGTTAAGCAGTGACGATAAAAAGCGCTTAGCTCCCGCCAAAAAAGCTTTTTATCAAAAGAACTATTAA
- a CDS encoding DMT family transporter: MEHRTGIDAKAASIMVLLCLIWGAQQVAVKHVASDISPMLQTAIRCGIAALLVGIVMVFKKETISLRDGTIKAGLLVGFLFALEFLFLSEALRLTTASHTSVFLYTAPAFAALGLHWKLPSERLHKVQWFGLFLAFAGVAYAFLGAKPHAATTSSPNMILGDFFAVLGGLAWGATTVAIRSSRLSNAPASQTLFYQLTVAFFLLLLGSFVFSQNHFELTSRALASLFFQSIIVSFISYLIWFMMLRNYLASRLGVLSFMTPFFGIALGVLLLNEPLESSFVIGALLVFAGILLVTAFGWLRQFLFKRYR; encoded by the coding sequence ATGGAGCACCGTACAGGCATTGATGCCAAAGCCGCTTCAATCATGGTTTTGTTATGTCTGATTTGGGGTGCGCAACAAGTTGCCGTTAAACATGTCGCTTCCGATATCTCACCCATGCTTCAGACAGCCATTCGTTGTGGAATCGCGGCTCTTCTTGTTGGCATCGTTATGGTCTTTAAGAAAGAAACCATTTCCTTACGCGATGGAACTATAAAAGCAGGTTTGTTGGTCGGCTTTCTCTTTGCCTTAGAGTTTCTCTTTTTAAGTGAAGCTCTTCGACTTACAACGGCTTCTCATACGTCGGTCTTTTTATATACCGCACCGGCCTTCGCCGCCCTAGGATTGCACTGGAAACTTCCTTCAGAGAGACTTCACAAAGTTCAATGGTTTGGGTTGTTCTTAGCGTTTGCCGGAGTCGCTTATGCATTTCTTGGTGCCAAACCTCACGCCGCTACGACCTCATCACCAAATATGATATTAGGAGATTTCTTTGCCGTTCTCGGCGGCCTGGCCTGGGGAGCCACCACTGTCGCCATTCGTTCAAGTCGTTTATCAAATGCTCCCGCATCGCAAACGCTTTTCTATCAACTCACCGTCGCTTTCTTTCTGCTGCTTTTGGGAAGTTTTGTTTTCAGCCAAAACCATTTCGAACTGACCTCTCGAGCTTTGGCGAGTTTGTTCTTTCAGTCCATTATTGTCTCGTTTATAAGCTACTTGATTTGGTTCATGATGCTGCGAAATTACTTGGCGTCCCGCTTGGGAGTTTTATCATTTATGACGCCCTTTTTCGGAATAGCTCTCGGCGTTCTTTTGTTGAATGAACCTTTAGAATCAAGCTTCGTAATTGGCGCCCTCTTAGTATTTGCCGGAATTTTACTTGTGACAGCCTTCGGCTGGTTACGGCAGTTTTTATTTAAGCGGTATCGTTAA
- a CDS encoding GNAT family N-acetyltransferase produces the protein MRRANALDVSSLRLLLNISYKELADQGWNFTGSYQDEAVTLKQVLERRVFVLCDEDELIGTVSVRDENWFTNRKSLYVGKLAILPRLKRQGLGGLLMNFAENLAKNEGYESLQLDTAKSAVHLIKWYQELGFQIVGGTQHQGKTYESLVFEKCFS, from the coding sequence TTGCGAAGGGCAAACGCTCTTGACGTTTCGTCGTTGCGTTTGTTGCTGAATATCTCTTACAAGGAACTTGCCGATCAAGGTTGGAACTTTACTGGCAGTTATCAAGACGAAGCCGTCACTTTAAAACAGGTTCTAGAAAGAAGAGTCTTCGTTCTTTGCGATGAAGACGAACTGATCGGTACAGTCAGTGTGCGGGATGAGAATTGGTTCACGAATCGCAAAAGCCTGTATGTCGGTAAACTTGCGATTTTACCAAGGCTGAAGCGCCAAGGACTGGGGGGTTTGTTGATGAACTTTGCGGAAAATCTCGCGAAGAATGAAGGCTATGAAAGTTTGCAGTTGGACACGGCAAAATCAGCCGTTCATCTCATTAAATGGTATCAAGAGCTTGGATTTCAAATTGTCGGCGGTACGCAACACCAAGGGAAGACTTACGAATCGCTAGTGTTCGAGAAGTGTTTTTCTTAA
- a CDS encoding AbrB/MazE/SpoVT family DNA-binding domain-containing protein encodes MGKSAATSKASKKNQTTIPARVRRALGISKGDTLLWTISGNEVSIRIINKVNIDWTKTSEMSLLEWSPEEDKEAGL; translated from the coding sequence ATGGGTAAATCAGCTGCTACTTCAAAAGCCTCAAAGAAAAATCAAACTACAATTCCAGCGCGTGTGCGAAGAGCTTTAGGGATTTCTAAAGGGGACACTCTGCTCTGGACGATCAGTGGCAATGAGGTTTCTATACGCATCATCAACAAAGTCAATATCGATTGGACAAAGACTTCCGAGATGTCTCTTTTGGAATGGTCTCCTGAAGAGGATAAAGAAGCCGGTTTGTAA
- a CDS encoding sterol desaturase family protein has product MNGQILPSILLLVSTLFFFIWERVFPGRVLPHSKNWYLRAILINLVQLAMVGIAGLTWNKYFREYTLFHVGGWPSPALEGFFYWFIGTFVFYWWHRLRHTNGWWLIFHQLHHSPSRIEVLTSFYKHPVEIAADSILIGFIIYTVFGGSAEAGAWYALYAATGEYFYHANIKTPRWFGYFIQRPEHHSIHHQLGVHKYNYSDITWWDRIFGTFKDTDDFASRCGFPEMNETKIKEILLFKDVY; this is encoded by the coding sequence ATGAACGGCCAAATATTACCCTCAATATTATTGCTCGTAAGCACTCTCTTTTTCTTCATCTGGGAACGAGTGTTTCCAGGAAGAGTATTGCCTCATTCTAAAAATTGGTATCTTCGCGCTATTCTTATAAATCTAGTTCAACTTGCGATGGTTGGCATTGCAGGCTTGACCTGGAATAAATATTTTAGAGAATACACATTATTTCACGTAGGCGGATGGCCCTCTCCTGCGTTAGAAGGTTTTTTCTATTGGTTTATCGGCACATTCGTTTTTTATTGGTGGCACAGACTTAGACACACCAATGGCTGGTGGCTCATATTTCACCAATTACATCATAGCCCAAGCCGAATCGAAGTTTTGACGTCATTCTATAAACATCCCGTGGAAATTGCAGCGGATTCCATTCTCATCGGTTTTATTATTTATACAGTGTTTGGCGGATCGGCCGAAGCTGGCGCCTGGTATGCACTCTACGCAGCAACGGGAGAGTACTTTTACCATGCAAATATTAAGACACCTCGTTGGTTCGGATACTTCATTCAACGTCCCGAACACCACTCTATTCATCATCAACTAGGGGTTCACAAATATAATTATTCTGACATCACATGGTGGGATCGAATTTTTGGAACTTTTAAAGATACTGATGATTTTGCAAGTCGATGCGGCTTTCCAGAAATGAACGAGACGAAAATAAAGGAAATTCTTCTCTTTAAAGATGTGTACTAA
- a CDS encoding glutathione S-transferase family protein, with protein MTITITAFERSPDGGKGLARDTRVRWALEEVGQPYEVRLVSFSAMKEPAHLALQPFGQIPTYEEGDLVLFESGAIVFHIAEGRPGLLPSNANARARAIAWMFAAVNTVEPPILDLVTAKFIEGNKPWSTERLPLVVDRIRDRLKQLSARLGDNEWLENEFTAGDLMMISVLLRLKPSGILNEFSNLAAYVARGEARPAYQRAFAAQLAINAK; from the coding sequence ATGACTATTACGATTACTGCTTTTGAGCGTTCACCTGATGGCGGCAAAGGACTCGCACGTGATACTCGTGTTCGTTGGGCTCTTGAAGAAGTAGGCCAGCCTTACGAAGTCCGTCTTGTTTCGTTCAGTGCAATGAAGGAGCCTGCGCATTTAGCTCTGCAACCTTTTGGTCAGATTCCAACGTATGAAGAAGGTGATCTTGTCCTGTTCGAGTCAGGAGCTATTGTTTTCCATATTGCTGAAGGTCGCCCAGGTCTTCTGCCAAGTAATGCCAACGCCCGAGCGCGTGCCATAGCGTGGATGTTCGCGGCTGTTAACACCGTAGAGCCACCGATACTTGACCTCGTCACCGCTAAATTTATAGAGGGTAATAAGCCCTGGAGCACAGAGCGCTTGCCGCTCGTGGTGGATCGTATTCGCGACCGATTAAAACAACTCTCGGCTCGCCTCGGCGATAACGAATGGTTGGAAAATGAATTTACTGCCGGTGATCTGATGATGATTTCAGTACTTCTCCGCTTAAAGCCTTCGGGCATTCTCAACGAATTCTCAAATCTCGCGGCCTACGTCGCTCGCGGCGAAGCACGGCCAGCTTATCAACGCGCTTTTGCCGCACAACTTGCTATTAACGCCAAATAA